One genomic segment of Drosophila melanogaster chromosome 3L includes these proteins:
- the Vps36 gene encoding vacuolar protein sorting 36, which translates to MNRFAYVEARLSPNESFVSRDNRVKIYDGDQKTDFEDGEVVLTTHRLFWGRPGEIARAAVTLCLPLSYVISVSEETTASNFFGRKTRIIMHLHPPTSDKGPGPLDTSRATHIKLSGKNGLSVEFHSALRETLNARVWEILLTSEIIINGVASSPTLEPANDRLARIQKRTGIGGIERHLEAKAKATDENIALAFQDLSVLMAMAKDMVGVSKTISSKIRKQKGEISDDETVRFKSYLMSLGIDDPVTRDNFTSNSAYFSSLARQICEMLLDPIEEQGGMMSLADVYCRVNRARGLELLSPEDLLHACEQLSGPIRLRSFPSGARVLQLESHDDALIAVDTLEKVEAAESLAVEELAKQLGISLLLAKERLLVAERLGKVCRDESVEGLRFYPNLLLGRD; encoded by the exons ATGAATCGCTTCGCTTATGTGGAGGCCCGTCTGAGTCCCAATGAATCCTTCGTCAGCCGCGACAACAGGGTAAAAATATACGATGGCGACCAAAAG ACGGACTTTGAAGACGGCGAAGTGGTGCTCACCACACACCGACTGTTTTGGGGTCGCCCTGGAGAGATTGCCCGGGCCGCCGTAACACTTTGCCTGCCACTCAGCTATGTGATATCCGTCAGCGAAGAGACTACTGCCTCTAACTTCTTTGGCCGCAAGACTCGCATAATCATGCATCTGCATCCTCCAACGTCGGACAAAGGACCCGGCCCACTGGACACCAGTCGCGCCACCCACATCAAACTGTCGGGCAAGAATGGCCTGAGTGTCGAGTTCCACAGTGCCTTGCGGGAGACTCTAAATGCCCGCGTCTGGGAAATCCTCTTGACCAGCGAGATCATCATCAATGGCGTGGCCAGCAGTCCAACCTTGGAGCCTGCCAACGACAGGCTGGCCCGCATTCAGAAGAGGACAGGAATTGGGGGCATCGAACGGCATTTGGAGGCAAAAGCCAAGGCCACGGATGAGAACATAGCACTTGCCTTTCAGGATCTCAGTGTTCTAATGGCCATGGCCAAGGACATGGTAGGAGTGTCCAAGACAATAAGCAGCAAGATACGCAAACAGAAGGGAGAAATATCTGACGATGAAACGGTGCGTTTCAAATCCTACCTCATGAGCCTGGGCATCGATGATCCCGTCACGCGGGACAACTTTACCAGCAATTCTGCCTACTTCAGTAGCCTGGCCCGACAGATTTGCGAAATGCTGCTGGATCCTATCGAG GAGCAAGGTGGCATGATGTCCTTGGCTGATGTCTACTGTCGTGTAAACCGCGCTCGTGGTCTGGAACTGCTATCGCCTGAGGACTTGCTGCACGCCTGCGAGCAGCTTAGTGGTCCAATACGCCTGCGCAGCTTTCCCAGTGGCGCTAGAGTGCTACAACTGGAGTCCCACGATGATGCCCTAATTGCCGTTGACACATTGGAGAAGGTGGAGGCTGCCGAGTCTCTGGCTGTGGAGGAACTGGCCAAGCAGCTGGGAATTTCACTCCTGCTGGCCAAGGAGCGATTGCTAGTGGCCGAACGTTTGGGCAAGGTGTGTCGCGACGAGTCCGTAGAGGGACTGCGGTTCTATCCAAATCTTCTGCTAGGCCGGGACTAA
- the Liprin-beta gene encoding Liprin-beta, isoform B: MATVAEGSKMLEAALQQMDGLISSTATQAGSVSISGAGSSLTLSERNLISATNVLSTAKTLALALQQVGLAAPAPDPVTAAIISDWLETHIPRQDSDERMRRLQRDKEGLALQYQMLAERVSEQADKIIELEGLITEKSQQLCTKEEQLQRQMISSSALETQKLELMSALSELKLHRTALEQANDGGSAISANIPYGSLSNINQKAFMGSPKTPPSALRHQIKPQFHSLPRSHGKFVNNNNNRALDVNANSSGKQRNVAFASNEHILIDDNHHQAEDAMTSSFMSQFTPSPKLRERSARGLRNILGKLRRSNSSNCELTALEQAEPEFRRGGARATAGGRIEWSAQTPLFGENEKHWTTWGAQEVCNWLAYMGLGCYEDNCRKWLNANPSVSFFTASPVDIERELNLKMPLHRKKILLAIDDLTGKEFDDLTLKASSLDVTWVLRWLDDIGLPQYKDYFMQAKIDGRMLHRLTLEDLSQLHVSSCLHIASLRAGILCMRRLSWNAEGLIRRSIKVVSEDEAAATPDRDNVELWTAHRIMGWLQTIDLSEYTPNLRGAGVHGALMLYEPRFNADLLADLLSIPPSKSLLRRHLAMHFKELVGRPVILSKRDAESAPGYQPLSITAKLKPVKRTQFSLKRRKSSKSQSDVDWTEYVCPMNASVPETYLADTAKEHESSMSSN; the protein is encoded by the exons ATGGCGACTGTGGCGGAGGGCAGCAAAATGCTCGAGGCAGCATTACAGCAAATGGACGGCCTTATATCGAGTACCGCGACACAGGCGGGATCCGTTTCTATATCCGGAGCAGGGTCTTCCCTGACACTCAGCGAACGCAACTTAATTTCGGCCACTAATGTTTTGTCAACAGCTAAGACTTTGGCTCTCGCCCTGCAACAG GTCGGACTGGCTGCTCCAGCACCGGATCCTGTCACGGCGGCCATTATCAGCGACTGGCTGGAGACGCACATACCTCGTCAGGATTCCGACGAGCGTATGCGTCGCCTGCAACGGGATAAGGAGGGCTTAGCCCTGCAGTATCAGATGCTGGCGGAACGAGTGTCAGAACAAGCGGACAAGATTATCGAGCTGGAGGGTCTGATAACGGAAAAGAGCCAGCAGTTGTGTACCAAGGAAGAGCAACTGCAACGACAGATGATTTCTAGTTCCGCCCTCGAGACGCAAAAGCTGGAGCTAATGAGTGCCTTAAGTGAACTAAAACTGCACCGTACTGCATTAGAGCAGGCTAACGATGGAGGTAGCGCCATTTCCGCCAATATTCCTTACGGCAGTTTGAGCAACATTAATCAGAAGGCCTTTATGGGATCGCCCAAGACACCGCCCTCTGCACTGCGGCACCAAATCAAACCGCAGTTCCACAGCCTGCCAAGATCGCATGGCAAGTTTGtgaacaacaataacaatcgTGCCTTAGACGTCAATgccaacagcagcggcaaGCAGCGAAACGTGGCCTTTGCTTCGAACGAACACATTTTGATTGATGACAATCATCATCAAGCGGAGGATGCAATGACTTCCAGCTTTATGTCGCAGTTTACACCCTCACCAAAGCTGAGGGAAAGATCTGCCCGTGGCTTGCGCAACATACTTGGTAAGCTACgacgcagcaacagcagcaactgcgaGCTGACCGCCTTGGAGCAGGCAGAGCCCGAGTTTCGACGAGGAGGAGCCCGAGCTACGGCAGGCGGTCGAATTGAGTGGAGTGCTCAGACTCCGTTGTTCGGTGAGAATGAAAAACATTGGACAACCTGGGGAGCGCAGGAGGTGTGCAATTGGTTGGCATACATGGGTCTAGGCTGCTATGAGGACAATTGCCG AAAGTGGTTGAATGCCAATCCATCAGTGTCGTTCTTCACCGCCTCGCCTGTCGACATCGAACGAGAGCTAAACCTAAAGATGCCACTTCATCGGAAAAAAATCTTGTTGGCCATCGACGACCTAACTGGGAAGGAGTTTGATGACCTGACACTGAAGGCATCCAGCTTGGATGTGACATGGGTTCTACGCTGGCTGGATGACATCGGCTTGCCACAGTATAAAGATTACTTTATGCAGGCCAAGATTGACGGTCGAATGCTGCATCGTCTCACCCTCGAGGACCTCTCCCAATTGCACGTCAGCTCTTGTTTGCACATAGCCTCCTTGCGAGCGGGAATCTTATGCATGCGCCGCTTATCGTGGAACGCGGAAGGTCTAATTCGACGCTCCATTAAAGTTGTCAGTGAAGATGAAGCCGCAGCCACTCCCGACAGAGACAATGTGGAGCTGTGGACAGCGCATCGCATTATGGGATGGCTGCAGACCATCGACCTGTCTGAATACACGCCCAATCTGCGTGGTGCTGGTGTCCACGGGGCTCTGATGCTTTATGAACCGCGTTTCAATGCTGACTTGCTTGCCGACCTGCTGTCGATACCACCGAGCAAGTCCCTGCTGCGTCGCCACCTGGCCATGCACTTTAAGGAGCTAGTCGGTCGGCCAGTGATCTTGAGTAAGCGAGATGCCGAATCGGCACCCGGGTACCAACCGCTAAGCATTACAGCTAAGCTGAAGCCGGTGAAACGCACACAGTTTTCGTTAAAGCGTCGCAAGAGCTCGAAGAGCCAGAGTGACGTAGACTGGACGGAGTACGTGTGTCCCATGAATGCCAGTGTGCCGGAGACATATCTAGCTGATACGGCTAAGGAGCATGAGAGCTCCATGAGTTCGAACTAA
- the CG10710 gene encoding uncharacterized protein — MQELTRICDLNGNADKGELGPATNNLDQLLPSIKLEHDPDLECWLPTPEHPQLRLDLNSTRLLLQGSDDPLISHGATNDAHDEDHPFKTLLARKSAGHETPHNGTCSPLTKQQLKANLLMGSRKANRQPAQEQPHTALPQKTVRPVHSQGQQRSRKRGDAGAMKLRFHHQALPAEYAAHYEATQGRQQPRPVLPPPAPPPSQAHENVRSWLRKIAEIQRNAERQQQKQSAAPRVGAPTSRSSPIAATSVVPTKNSEVTTASKRNSLKYADLPYMGEITLDNYKPRRGRKPKKADICHLIYKNYGTIVPASVPAMPVSAAPPPSTSTIAVPPEEPLNLCLRDQSGDRYSISSGDSEKPRTTPNTTTATTDCGSSSHRTTPLSTVKPLTLELAGTEEQPMTAAKLLLQPVGLYYQQLVESCSLGGLPVPLETIEKDNQLSLKIPIPSGFFANETTPLAMRKRKRSAIFIPPMPAEHSSSPSNEVSICKFKFTGGAKPTLQEKKMLSVDAEGNYRYYNGTGDKTMRGYEFISRDQQQQLQQHQQPAQEKLYVDIPAPSTDLSPELLHISPESPTSTLLLPSSNHLVAAVAPHSPASQCSSSQSPMPGAVCPGHTQSKSSSESERKRRSSKRSKQREKLEKTFKEKGFLIQTQQLQSAEGATYCKFRQLKKFTRYLFRNWKDHIPESDLAKHQNASREDRLPNLETQTANQTT, encoded by the coding sequence ATGCAAGAACTTACTAGGATCTGCGATCTTAACGGAAACGCAGACAAGGGAGAGTTGGGTCCGGCTACCAACAATCTGGACCAGCTCCTACCCAGCATAAAGCTGGAGCACGATCCCGACTTGGAGTGCTGGCTGCCCACGCCCGAGCACCCACAACTCCGTCTGGATCTGAACAGCACCCGTCTGCTGCTGCAGGGCTCCGACGACCCATTGATCTCGCATGGCGCCACCAACGATGCCCACGACGAAGACCATCCCTTCAAGACGCTACTGGCCCGCAAAAGTGCCGGCCACGAAACCCCACACAATGGCACCTGCAGTCCACTGACCAAGCAGCAGCTGAAGGCCAATCTGCTGATGGGCAGCCGGAAGGCGAACCGACAGCCAGCGCAGGAGCAGCCACACACTGCTCTACCACAAAAGACAGTTAGGCCAGTGCACAGCCAGGGTCAACAGCGATCACGTAAGCGAGGCGATGCGGGAGCCATGAAGCTTCGCTTTCACCACCAAGCTCTGCCCGCCGAGTATGCCGCCCATTACGAGGCCACGCAGGGTCGCCAGCAACCAAGACCAGTGCTACCACCGCCAGCTCCTCCGCCGAGTCAGGCTCACGAGAATGTACGCAGTTGGCTGCGGAAGATTGCCGAGATCCAGCGCAATGCCGAAcgccagcaacaaaagcagTCTGCCGCTCCTCGAGTTGGAGCACCAACTTCGCGATCTTCACCCATCGCAGCGACGTCCGTGGTACCAACAAAAAATTCCGAGGTAACAACTGCCTCCAAGCGGAACTCCCTAAAATACGCAGACCTGCCGTACATGGGTGAGATTACGCTGGACAACTACAAGCCACGTCGTGGTCGGAAGCCCAAGAAGGCGGATATTTGTCACCTGATCTACAAGAACTACGGCACCATTGTCCCGGCATCTGTGCCCGCGATGCCGGTCAGTGCTGCTCCGCCGCCGTCTACCTCCACGATTGCGGTGCCACCTGAGGAGCCGCTGAATCTCTGCCTGCGTGACCAGAGCGGCGATCGCTACTCAATATCCAGCGGCGACAGTGAGAAGCCGCGAACTACACCAAATACGACCACAGCTACGACAGATTGCGGCAGCTCCTCGCATCGGACCACTCCACTTAGTACGGTAAAACCTCTGACCTTGGAGCTGGCAGGGACGGAGGAACAGCCTATGACAGCAGCCAAGTTGCTTCTCCAACCAGTTGGACTGTACTATCAGCAGCTCGTCGAGTCCTGCAGCCTGGGAGGTTTGCCTGTGCCCTTGGAGACCATCGAGAAGGACAACCAGCTATCTCTTAAGATTCCGATACCAAGCGGATTCTTTGCCAATGAGACCACGCCCCTGGCCATGCGGAAACGAAAGCGGTCAGCAATCTTTATCCCGCCCATGCCCGCCGAGCATTCGTCGAGTCCCTCGAACGAAGTGAGCATCTGCAAGTTTAAGTTCACCGGTGGTGCCAAGCCCACGCTGCAGGAGAAAAAGATGCTCTCGGTGGACGCGGAGGGCAATTACCGGTATTACAACGGCACAGGAGACAAGACCATGCGAGGCTACGAGTTCATCTCCCgggatcagcagcagcagttgcagcaacaccagcagccgGCACAGGAGAAGCTCTACGTGGATATTCCAGCTCCATCGACAGACCTCAGCCCAGAGTTGCTGCACATATCACCGGAGTCACCCACCTCAACGCTGCTCCTGCCCAGCAGCAACCATCTGGTGGCCGCCGTAGCGCCCCATAGTCCAGCCTCCCAGTGCTCCAGCTCCCAGAGTCCCATGCCCGGAGCAGTGTGTCCCGGTCACACGCAAAGTAAGTCCTCATCAGAGAGCGAACGTAAGCGAAGATCCTCCAAGCGATCAAAGCAGCGCGAAAAGCTGGAGAAAACCTTCAAAGAGAAAGGCTTTCTCATCCAAACCCAGCAGCTTCAATCCGCCGAAGGTGCTACCTATTGCAAATTTAGACAGCTAAAGAAGTTCACGCGCTACCTTTTCCGCAACTGGAAGGATCACATACCCGAGAGCGATCTGGCCAAGCACCAAAATGCCTCGCGGGAGGATAGGCTGCCAAATCTGGAAACCCAAACCGCCAACCAGACGACATAG